One window of the Pyrus communis chromosome 17, drPyrComm1.1, whole genome shotgun sequence genome contains the following:
- the LOC137723663 gene encoding pentatricopeptide repeat-containing protein At2g32630-like: MSSRKAFKTLKKVFPAEPTFISNQETAEKIVKTLIKSGIQPLKSTSSSLLSSLNPHITNLVLSNPLVLPHSCVKLFNFLQKNPSHKPNLKSHVTLLCRLYQARKFAQMKIVLNVIVTNDNLRCPVSEIASLIEEGPNGMKFAGTLCDMLFRVYAENKMVEEAIGVFDYVGRNGIEIRERSCIVLLLALRKCGRVDSCWRFFNRMVKNGVRITVLTYNTILKAYVGRKDFEGVSEVLRLMEKDGVGYNVVTSTLLIDLFGSSERIEDAQKVFEEMPERGIEPDLYVYTSIINCYCKAGNMERALFLLGECNQRGFVPNEHTYGALINGACKAGQMEMADILVNEMQSKGIDVNQVVFHTLMDGYCKKGMMDEALKLRDVMEKKGFQFDVFTYSTIASGLYKLNRNEEAKALLFTVEERGVTPNAVCFTILIDIFCKEGNLEEAKRVFNDMKRKGERPNTVTYNALIDGYSKNGNMNKARKLKKEMEDKGLMPNTRTLNTLIHGECVDGKVDEALKLFREMPRRNLTRNVVTYTTMISGLSKNGRTHEALKLYDEMEKAGLTPDKRLYRLYRSLVDLVGVPKEKN; the protein is encoded by the coding sequence ATGTCTTCTCGTAAAGCCTTCAAAACGTTGAAGAAAGTCTTCCCCGCAGAGCCCACGTTCATATCGAACCAAGAAACCGCCGAGAAGATTGTCAAAACCCTAATCAAATCAGGCATTCAACCCCTCAAATCAACCTCATCATCTCTGCTCTCCAGTCTCAATCCCCACATAACAAACCTTGTCCTCTCAAACCCACTAGTCCTACCACATTCTTGCGTAAAATTATTCAACTTTCTCCAGAAAAATCCATCCCACAAACCCAATCTTAAATCCCACGTTACCCTCCTTTGCAGGCTTTATCAAGCTAGAAAATTTGCCCAGATGAAGATTGTACTGAATGTTATTGTCACGAATGATAATCTTCGATGCCCGGTTTCCGAAATTGCGTCTCTGATTGAGGAGGGGCCTAATGGGATGAAATTTGCTGGGACATTGTGCGATATGCTGTTCCGGGTTTATGCAGAAAACAAAATGGTTGAGGAGGCTATTGGGGTTTTTGATTATGTGGGCAGGAATGGGATTGAGATTAGAGAAAGGTCGTGCATTGTGCTTTTGCTTGCATTGAGGAAATGTGGTCGAGTGGATTCATGTTGGAGGTTCTTCAATCGAATGGTCAAAAACGGTGTTCGAATTACGGTTCTTACATATAACACAATTTTGAAAGCATACGTTGGAAGGAAGGATTTTGAGGGCGTTAGTGAGGTTCTGAGGTTGATGGAGAAGGATGGTGTGGGTTATAATGTGGTGACATCCACGCTTTTGATAGATTTGTTTGGTAGTTCTGAGAGGATTGAGGATGCTCAAAAGGTATTTGAGGAAATGCCTGAGAGAGGGATAGAACCAGATTTGTATGTTTATACCTCGATTATTAATTGCTATTGTAAAGCGGGAAACATGGAGAGAGCGTTGTTTCTGCTCGGTGAATGTAATCAAAGGGGGTTTGTACCAAATGAGCATACTTACGGGGCATTGATTAATGGTGCGTGCAAGGCAGGGCAGATGGAGATGGCGGACATCTTGGTGAATGAGATGCAGAGTAAAGGCATTGACGTAAACCAAGTGGTGTTTCATACACTAATGGACGGGTACTGCAAAAAGGGGATGATGGATGAAGCTCTGAAGCTGCGGGATGTCATGGAAAAGAAAGGGTTTCAATTTGATGTGTTTACGTACAGCACTATAGCTAGCGGATTGTATAAATTGAATAGAAATGAGGAGGCAAAGGCTTTGTTGTTCACAGTGGAAGAAAGAGGCGTGACTCCAAATGCTGTGTGTTTCACTATTCTGATAGACATATTCTGCAAGGAAGGAAACTTAGAAGAAGCAAAACGAGTATTCAATGATATGaaaaggaagggagagagaCCTAACACTGTCACATACAATGCTCTAATTGACGGGTATAGCAAGAACGGTAACATGAACAAAGCTCGTAAGCTAAAGAAGGAGATGGAAGACAAAGGCTTGATGCCTAATACACGTACGTTGAATACACTCATACATGGCGAATGTGTTGACGGCAAGGTGGATGAGGCACTGAAATTATTTCGTGAAATGCCTCGGAGGAATTTAACTCGCAATGTTGTCACATATACAACTATGATTTCAGGTTTGTCGAAGAATGGGAGAACACACGAAGCTCTTAAATTGTATGATGAGATGGAAAAAGCAGGTCTTACACCTGATAAAAGACTATATCGACTATACCGTTCGCTTGTGGACTTAGTTGGCGTGCCGAAAGAGAAGAATTAA